In the genome of Plasmodium falciparum 3D7 genome assembly, chromosome: 2, one region contains:
- a CDS encoding 5'-3' exonuclease, putative, producing MPKRTIYMWLVFLFFFLELAKCGIPGLHKWVINNFPSCVKIVDRNKLIDWNCIGKLEKAKGKHKRNHNGGDNNGDNNGDNNYDDNYDDNNYNDGCEINRNIKNKDNTYDNNINNTYNKYDIDDDKKKSFCKGKKYKEEKIFEVDNLLFDLNQLLHKANVKFINYDNYFLKLTRLIKNVLKKFEPKKNVVFAIDGICPFSKLKLQIKRRAKSKLKNKENHLVNDITCGSIFINKISKFLVNFLKHLLSFEKYEHVKFFISTDQEVGEGELKLMNWISNYVKNIKNIKNIKINKNIQIKEDEKINNMIEIKKENIMNHLHYKQEMFNDIKNDNLKYEEKKKIRTNNKMNNSTNYDITNVEEESFVIVGADADLLLQCLSLKNVHNIFIYTYQIFNVEINDNNMKKENYLMKNKVIKGDPIFKEDKNNVCKMNGAYKKYEDDIDSDNIQKDITRWSNHNDNINYNNDNINYNNDNINYNNDNINYNNDNINHNNDNINYNNDNINHNNDNINYNNDNINYNNDNINYNNICPTGDKNHIEKILLKTQSTNVQNVKKKKIKVLYNLKTFINLFLNKYPKWFHKIKADLLILFILKGNDYLPKIREGNFGIFFEAYFKMLENIKNRNNCEEKKKTDDFEINKYDDLGEREYSYNNTYEGLLDGNNYKINKKEFLLFLNEVQKLVHFTNIYNNNNIRHYHNSNDIRFFKNDKKMYMKQTNSCSPLLLINELISKKILDKDTFTINVTKNENDMFQCNLIYFKNHKRYVYSSKSKKKKNAMHITSYDFLNEHFPHLMKYIDKEYFEKNMKQSDNNVEILNNNELNTNQIQHIQKGDNNKCDDVPILKNNVKCYNEYYNNIGGNDKVKNSIHMENYIKNFYLQHCQDEKIYKEEMDIVENYIEGIHWLVEMYNKTYCINFNFFYKYMSSPSLLSLYYYLLINRDDIYNNMKSMDYCNNYKNNYMEIIQKINLNIFRSNLEYYDFINFCVDKYNSLKRNITKIGTCRNKDTSYNDEEKIIHTDDKRYDKRFIYFKNIYNILFSNNIIIIRDSIQKLNDVLKSQVYNKRMINYYWNVYTKKPLKKFYKIIFFKAGKMFVSKFSLFNLHIEQLKKKENNQNYSHDTNEELCHQKGQRNEEDNTYNKMAIRNNFLHSIFNNNKCIKTNRKFTTNSLRSVDGKTKVLKGVFKRKSVRWQYH from the coding sequence ATGCCCAAACGCACAATTTATATGTGGCTAGTTTtcctctttttctttttggaGCTAGCCAAATGTGGGATTCCAGGTTTACACAAATGggttataaataatttcccTAGTTGTGTAAAAATTGTGGATAGGAATAAATTAATTGATTGGAACTGCATAGGAAAATTAGAAAAAGCAAAAGGAAAACATAAAAGGAATCATAATGGTGGTGATaataatggtgataataatggtgataataattatgatgataattatgatgataataattataatgatggtTGTGAGATAAACaggaatattaaaaataaagataacacgtatgataacaatataaataatacatataataaatatgatatagatgatgataaaaagaaatcaTTTTGtaagggaaaaaaatataaggagGAAAAAATCTTTGAAGTcgataatttattatttgatcTTAATCAACTACTTCATAAAGCAAAtgttaaatttattaattatgataattattttttaaaacttaCAAGgttaattaaaaatgttttaaaaaaatttgaacCCAAGAAAAATGTGGTATTTGCTATTGATGGCATTTGCCCATTTTCtaaattaaaattacaaattaaaagaagagCCAAaagtaaattaaaaaataaagaaaaccATCTTGTGAATGATATAACATGTGGtagtatatttattaataaaatctCAAAGTTTcttgtaaattttttaaagcatttattatcttttgaaaaatatgaacatgtGAAGTTTTTTATTTCAACTGATCAGGAAGTAGGAGAAGGGGAACTTAAGCTGATGAACTGGATAAGcaattatgtaaaaaatataaaaaatataaaaaatataaaaattaataaaaatatacaaataaaagaagatgaaaaaataaataatatgatcgaaataaaaaaggaaaatattatgaatcaTCTACATTATAAACAAGAAATGTtcaatgatataaaaaatgataatttaaaatatgaggaaaagaaaaaaattaggacaaataataaaatgaataattcaACAAATTATGATATAACGAATGTGGAAGAAGAATCTTTTGTTATAGTTGGTGCAGATGCAGATTTATTGTTACAATGTTTGtctttaaaaaatgttcataatatatttatatacacatatcaaatatttaatgtagaaataaatgataataatatgaagaaGGAAAATTatcttatgaaaaataaagtGATCAAGGGGGATCCCATTTTTAAAgaggataaaaataatgtctGTAAAATGAATGGGGCttataagaaatatgaaGATGATATTGATAGtgataatatacaaaaggATATTACAAGGTGGAGTAatcataatgataatattaattataataatgataatattaattataataatgataatattaattataataatgataatattaattataataatgataatattaatcataataatgataatattaattataataatgataatattaatcataataatgataatattaattataataatgataatattaattataataatgataatattaattataataatatttgtccGACAGGTGATAAAAATCATATTGAAAAGATCCTTTTAAAAACACAATCCACAAATGTACAGAatgttaaaaagaaaaagattaaagttttatacaatttaaaaacatttattaatttatttttaaacaaaTATCCCAAGTGGtttcataaaattaaagCAGATTTATTAATCCTGTTCATATTAAAAGGTAATGATTATCTTCCTAAGATTAGAGAAGGGAATTTTGGTATCTTTTTTGAagcatattttaaaatgcttgagaatataaaaaacagGAATAATTgtgaggaaaaaaaaaaaacggaTGATTtcgaaataaataaatatgatgattTAGGAGAAAGAGAAtatagttataataatacttatGAAGGTTTATTAGATGGTAataattacaaaataaataaaaaagaatttttattatttcttaatgAAGTACAAAAACTTGTACACTTTACaaacatttataataataataatattagacATTACCACAATTCTAATGACATccgtttttttaaaaatgataaaaaaatgtatatgaaGCAAACTAATTCCTGTTCacctttattattaataaatgaattaattagtaaaaaaatattagacAAAGATACATTTACCATAAATGTTactaaaaatgaaaatgacaTGTTTCAATGTaacttaatttattttaaaaatcatAAAAGATATGTTTATTCATCaaaatccaaaaaaaaaaaaaacgctATGCATATAACATCTTatgattttttaaatgaacaTTTCCCACAtcttatgaaatatatagataaggAATACTTTGAAAAGAATATGAAACAATCGGATAACAATgtagaaatattaaataataacgaATTAAATACAAATCAAATACAACATATTCAAAaaggtgataataataagtgTGATGATGTGcctattttaaaaaataacgtaaaatgttataatgaatattataataatatagggGGGAATGATAAGGTGAAGAATAGTATACATATggagaattatataaaaaatttttatttacaacaTTGTCAGGAtgaaaagatatataaagaagaaatgGATATTGttgaaaattatatagaGGGAATTCATTGGCTAGTTgaaatgtataataaaacctattgtataaattttaattttttttataaatacatgaGTAGTCCATCTTTATtaagtttatattattatttattaataaatagggacgatatttataataatatgaaaagtaTGGATTActgtaataattataagaataattatatggaGATTATTcagaaaataaatttaaatatatttagaagTAATCTTGAGTATtatgattttattaatttttgtgtagataaatataatagtttaaaaaggaatattacaaaaatcgGTACATGTAGAAATAAGGATACTTCatataatgatgaagaaaaaataatacatactGATGATAAGAGATATGACAaaagatttatatattttaaaaatatatataatatattattttctaataatataattatcatacgAGATAgtatacaaaaattaaatgatgtattaaaaagtcaggtatataataaaagaatgattaattattattggaATGTCTATACAAAAAAgccattaaaaaaattttataaaatcatttttttcaaagcAGGCAAGATGTTTGTTTCcaaattttctttatttaatttacatATCGAACAactaaaaaagaaagaaaacaaTCAAAATTATTCACATGATACAAATGAGGAACTATGTCATCAAAAGGGACAACGGAATGAAGAAGAtaacacatataataaaatggcCATTCGAAATAATTTCTTACAttctatatttaataataataaatgtattaaaacAAATAGAAAATTTACAACTAATTCGTTAAGATCAGTTGATGGTAAAACTAAAGTTCTGAAAGGAGTTTTTAAGAGAAAATCGGTTAGATGGCAGTATCACTAA
- a CDS encoding hexose transporter → MTKSSKDICSENEGKKNGKSGFFSTSFKYVLSACIASFIFGYQVSVLNTIKNFIVVEFEWCKGEKDRLNCSNNTIQSSFLLASVFIGAVLGCGFSGYLVQFGRRLSLLIIYNFFFLVSILTSITHHFHTILFARLLSGFGIGLVTVSVPMYISEMTHKDKKGAYGVMHQLFITFGIFVAVMLGLAMGEGPKADSTEPLTSFAKLWWRLMFLFPSVISLIGILALVVFFKEETPYFLFEKGRIEESKNILKKIYETDNVDEPLNAIKEAVEQNESAKKNSLSLLSALKIPSYRYVIILGCLLSGLQQFTGINVLVSNSNELYKEFLDSHLITILSVVMTAVNFLMTFPAIYIVEKLGRKTLLLWGCVGVLVAYLPTAIANEINRNSNFVKILSIVATFVMIISFAVSYGPVLWIYLHEMFPSEIKDSAASLASLVNWVCAIIVVFPSDIIIKKSPSILFIVFSVMSILTFFFIFFFIKETKGGEIGTSPYITMEERQKHMTKSVV, encoded by the coding sequence atgacgAAAAGTTCGAAAGATATATGTAGTGAGAATGAGGGAAAGAAGAATGGAAAGAGCGGATTTTTTAGTACATCgtttaaatatgtattatcagCATGCATagcatcatttatatttggtTATCAAGTGAGTGTGTTAAATACAATAAAGAATTTTATAGTTGTAGAATTTGAATGGTGTAAAGGAGAAAAGGATCGATTGAATTGTTCCAATAATACAATTCAGAGTTCATTTTTGTTAGCATCAGTATTTATAGGTGCTGTGTTAGGATGTGGTTTTTCTGGTTATTTAGTACAATTTGGAAGAaggttatcattattaataatatataattttttctttttagtaAGTATTTTAACGTCCATTACTCATCATTTCCATACCATATTATTTGCTCGTTTGTTAAGTGGTTTTGGTATAGGCTTAGTTACCGTAAGTGTTCCTATGTATATATCCGAGATGACTCATAAAGATAAGAAGGGTGCGTATGGTGTAATGCATcaattatttataacatttgGTATATTTGTAGCTGTTATGTTAGGCTTAGCAATGGGTGAGGGTCCTAAGGCTGATTCGACTGAGCCATTAACTTCGTTCGCTAAATTATGGTGGAGgcttatgtttttatttccttCTGTCATATCATTAATAGGTATATTAGCTTtagttgttttttttaaagaagaaaccccatattttctttttgagAAAGGAAGAATTGAAGAATCCAAAaacattttgaaaaaaatttatgaaaCAGATAATGTAGATGAACCATTGAATGCTATAAAAGAAGCTGTTGAACAAAATGAATCAGCAAAGAAAAattctttatctttattatcagCATTAAAAATCCCATCATATAgatatgttataatattagGATGTTTGTTATCTGGTTTACAACAATTTACAGGTATAAATGTTTTAGTGTCCAATtcaaatgaattatataaagaatttttAGATAGTCATTTAATTACCATATTAAGTGTTGTAATGACAGCTGTGAACTTTTTAATGACTTTCCCAGCAATTTATATTGTAGAAAAATTAGGAAGGAAAACATTATTACTATGGGGATGTGTAGGAGTTTTAGTTGCTTATTTACCTACAGCAATTgctaatgaaataaatagaaATTCTAATTTTGTTAAAATACTTTCCATTGTAGCAACGTTTGTTATGATAATTTCTTTTGCTGTTTCTTATGGACCTGTTTTATGGATTTATTTACATGAAATGTTTCCATCAGAAATAAAAGATAGTGCTGCAAGCTTGGCATCATTAGTTAATTGGGTTTGTGCAATTATTGTTGTCTTCCCATCagacattattattaagaaaTCCCCTTCGATTCTTTTCATAGTTTTTTCAGTCATGTCAATTTTAAccttcttctttatttttttctttatcaaaGAAACTAAAGGAGGTGAAATAGGAACAAGTCCATACATAACTATGGAGGAGCGACAAAAGCATATGACCAAGTCGGttgtatga